The DNA segment GAAACTGAGATACCTTAACCTGTCAAACGCAGGCTTTGCAGGTGCTGTTCCATCAAGCTTGGGGAATCTATCGGAGCTGCAGCACCTTGATCTTTCTTCACCTTTCCAACCATTGTTTGCTCATAGTTTGCAGTGGGCAACTGCTCTTACTTCGCTTCGGCACCTCGCAATGCCCGGCGTTGACCTTTCACGGGTAGGATCAGAATGGGTTGAGGTGCTCAGCGgactctcttttctctctcacTTGGATTTGCGATCATGTGGTCTTTCAGGGATTGCCTACTCTCTTCCTTCTGTCGACTTTGCATCACTTTCTTTCGTTGATCTTTCATTAAACACCTTCAATTCTAAGGTTCCCAACTGGTTCAGGAATCTAAGCAGTCTGGTTCACCTGGACGTCAGTAGTGCCAGATTGCATGGCTTGATTCCTATTGAGCTCTCTGAGATTCCAAGCTTGAGATACTTGGACCTATCCATGAACGGTAATCTTACTGTCGATTGTTCCAAACTGCTAGCTGGGAGTTGGAGACGGATCGAAGTTCTTGACTTGGCATCCAATCAGGTCTATGGAAGACTTCCCGATTCCGTTGGGAACATCTCCTCTCTCGTGGAGCTCAACCTCTTCTCCAATAACATGGAAGGAGGCATCCCAAGCTCCATTGGCAAGCTCTGCAACTTGCAAGTGTTGTTCTTAGCCGGCAACAATCTGACCTTGGGATTGCCGGAGCATCTCGAGAAGTCTGATGGTTGCATCTCTCGATACCCTCTGCCTAAATTAAGGTACTTGAACTTAGCAGTCAATCAGCTATCAGGCGTTTTACCTGAATGGTTGGGTCAACTTCGAAATCTAGAATCCCTGGATCTTAGTTCCAACCTGATTCGAGGTCCAATTCCTTCCTCTCTAGGGAAACTCCCACTTCTTACAGATCTAAGTCTTGCGGGGAATCGATTGAATGGAAGTCTTCCACCTTCCATAGGACAGCTTACCAAATTGGCTAACTTGGATATCTCCTCAAACCTCCTCACGGGGACTGTAACACGCATGCATCTCTCAAAGTTGAGAGATCTGAAGCTCCTGGCGATGGGATTCAACTCTCTGGTCATCAACATGAGCTCTAGTTGGAATCCTCCATTTCAGCTTCGTAAACTAGTCTTGGGTTCATGTCAGTTGGGTCCCCAGTTCCCCTCTTGGCTCAAAAACCGGAGAGAACTCATGTACTTGGATCTCTCCAACTCTGGCATCTCTGGTAGGATACCCAACTGGTTCTGGGACTTGAGTTCCAACCTCTCTCTGCTGAACATCTCCTTCAATCAGATCGAAGGGCGCCTGCCGAGTCCACTAAACATCGATGCTTATGCTGATGTTGATATGAGATCGAACCTGCTGAGTGGCCCCTTACCAGTTCTATCTAACTTCGTCGAGCTACTTGACCTTTCCCAAAATCGATTCTTCGGTCCAATCCTACACGACTTTGCCCAGCTGCAACCTTCACTGATCTATTTGTCTCTATCCGGGAACAATCTGTCAGGAGAGATTCCTGCTTCGATCGGTCGGATTCAGGGCCTACTGGTCGTCGACCTTTCCGGGAACAATCTTACTGGTGACATCCCAACAAGCTTGGCGAATTGCTCTAACCTCAAGGCTCTTGTCCTCGAGCACAATTCTCT comes from the Musa acuminata AAA Group cultivar baxijiao chromosome BXJ1-10, Cavendish_Baxijiao_AAA, whole genome shotgun sequence genome and includes:
- the LOC103969459 gene encoding receptor-like protein EIX1; the protein is MRVSGGSFGYCLLMVCLLHADFWVGRCASDGECSAEELRALLQFKSGLIDPDNLLSTWRGRHCCQWRGLSCDNLTDSVTSIDLHNPYPDVVDPPRDEVWNLSGRLDASLLRLEFLSRLDLSYNNFDGLRIPDFLGSLKKLRYLNLSNAGFAGAVPSSLGNLSELQHLDLSSPFQPLFAHSLQWATALTSLRHLAMPGVDLSRVGSEWVEVLSGLSFLSHLDLRSCGLSGIAYSLPSVDFASLSFVDLSLNTFNSKVPNWFRNLSSLVHLDVSSARLHGLIPIELSEIPSLRYLDLSMNGNLTVDCSKLLAGSWRRIEVLDLASNQVYGRLPDSVGNISSLVELNLFSNNMEGGIPSSIGKLCNLQVLFLAGNNLTLGLPEHLEKSDGCISRYPLPKLRYLNLAVNQLSGVLPEWLGQLRNLESLDLSSNLIRGPIPSSLGKLPLLTDLSLAGNRLNGSLPPSIGQLTKLANLDISSNLLTGTVTRMHLSKLRDLKLLAMGFNSLVINMSSSWNPPFQLRKLVLGSCQLGPQFPSWLKNRRELMYLDLSNSGISGRIPNWFWDLSSNLSLLNISFNQIEGRLPSPLNIDAYADVDMRSNLLSGPLPVLSNFVELLDLSQNRFFGPILHDFAQLQPSLIYLSLSGNNLSGEIPASIGRIQGLLVVDLSGNNLTGDIPTSLANCSNLKALVLEHNSLTGTIPAALGSLQQLQSVHLNDNMLHGVIPSSMKTMSSLQTLDLGNNRLQGAIPAWIGESFPALRILRLRGNKLSGRIPDQFSNLSSLQVLDLAGNELKGSIPRSIGGLRAMARPKASLYLFYGFYRGSYYEESLSMVMNNRPIMFTKTLTLVTSIDLSDNNLSDEVPQELMTLSGLLVLNLSRNQFTGKVLERMADLHDLLSLDLSNNHFYGSISSSLASMSFLSSLNLSNNNFSGSIPQGGQLGTFGASAYWGNPYLCGRPLSPCDVRTGVHDDDDDEVEEGALVDGWFYLSVGLGFAVGLLGLFAVISIRRPWSIAYFNFVDRVIDSITKAN